ATTGCCCATTATACGAGAGGATCCACTTACAATCATCTCTTCAGTATCAACATTTCCACATATTTTAGTGCTGCCGCTAATTCCAATTATCTTAGATTTTACATTTCCATTTGCAGTAGAAGATCCAGAACATTTATAGTAACTGCAGTCTATATCCCCTTCTATCTTAGCAGAACCACTTATTTTTACCTCGTTATATTCTCCACTACTAATTGTTCCTGTTCCAGAAATTTTCATATCCGATAATTTTTTTTCCATCTTAAATCTTCCCTTTATTTATAATGTTACCTTGGTCTTCAATTCTTCTAAACATTCCCCGGAATTTACTTTTAACACAAGTTTTGCTTCAGCTTCCACATATATTTCATTTGGTATTAACATTAAGAAACATATAGCTATACCAAATTTTCTTATAAGTACTACATCACAATATCTGCCATCAAAATTCTTATAGTTTTTTTCCAGAGTATCAACTATTAGTTTACCCTCCTCTAAACTTGCTTTACCAGATTTAAGAAATTTATCTGTGATATTCATAAATAGCAATTCATTAAAATAAAATCCACGGCTCTCTTTATGAGAAGATTTATACAAGTTTATTGTGACTTGTGAAACAATGTGATGTTTTAATATATAATTTTCTTCTAAAAACACATTTGAAAGGTTTGGAGAAAATATATTTGCAAGTTCATCTAAAGATACATCCTCTTTAAAATTCTTAATTTTTTCTACTCTGTCTAGTATCTTATTCTTAGAAAAAAATGTTTCTTGCCCCGTAAAAGTAGACTTTTTTATGATCCAATACAAATAAATATACTTCAAAAATTAATTCAAATACATACACAAATTTAGCAGTACTTTTTAAAATATTTATTTATAGTTTAGCATAAAAGCCAACTTTGAGGAAAACCTATATTATGAGAAATGATTATGCGAACTCAAGTGATTCTTAGCTTCAGGTGAAGTTCGCTTATTGAGAAATGCTTTTCTTCATCTGAACCTTATTAACAGTATTCTTAGTGTCTTTAGCGCTGAAAATACGTTCTCCTTTAGGATAGGAACTTATCCAAGTGCGCAGCAGTTCTTATCTCCCACTTTGGAGAAGATAGGAGTATTAGCTAATTACCTTATTCGGATAAAACATATCAACAATAATAAAAAGAAACATGATAGATTAAAAATCATATAAGCCTAATGTATGGTGAAATTCAAAATGGTAGAAAAAATACTTGTTATGAGGAGGAATTAAATTATGGACTCACATAAAAATAAAGGTTTCCATGAAAACGCCATGGAAAAAGCTAAAGATTTACTTAATAAGGGCATAGGTATGGAAGAAATAAAAGAAGTTACAGGACTTAATGAACACGATATTACTAAAGCTCGAAAAAAAATGGAAGGAAAAATGTAGAAAGGAGTCTATCCATGGGTGATAAATTAGATAAAAAAAAGAAAAAGGCTAAGGAAATGCTTATTCAAGGTGAAACCAATAAAGAAGTCAAAGCAGAAACCGGATTAAGACCTAAAACAGTAGGAAAAATACAAAAAGAAATCACTAAACATTTCTAAATTATGTTTATAATTTTCTTATGATGTTAAATTCTACATACAAAATGTAGGATTTAACATTTCACCCCCCCAATAATATATCCATCATTGACATACTTTCTTTTATGAATTCATCTATTTTTATATCAGAAAGATGTTTGTATACATCGGACTTCAGTATCTCATGCATATGCCTAATTTTATAATTATACTTTTTTTCACTTAATGAGTGACATACAATAAAATCTTGATTATAATAAATACTGATATCACCGTCAGTCTATTTACTTCTATCTACCACTATTTTTATTCTCATATTATCAAATAATAGTTTATAGGTATTTATATCAACTTTCTGCCGGATAAAAAATAACGTGCCCTAATTTTTATTTACATAAATATAGGCACGCTTTTAATAAAAAATCAATAAAAATTTATTCAATCTGCCGTATGGGCTTTTATACTAAAATTTAATGTTCTATCTTGTTTCATCTGTTTCCTATTTTTATCATGACACTGTTTCCCCACAGTCAATGTATAACTTTCTCCTTCAATATATCCTGTAGTAGGTGGATAAACTATTATACTTTTGTTATCTTCTCCCAATTCTAAAGTCGTATTTACCTTATTGCCTTTACTATCTGTAACTATAATTGCATCTTTAGTAGAATCATCAAATCCTACCTCTCCCGTAAAAGTAATTGTCCATTTTTTATTTACATCCACCACTCCATCTTTTTTTACCTTTGCATCCACAAGCAAATCATATATAGCAGCATGTCCTATTGTTGTGGGATGAGGATCAATCATCATATTAGACAAGCTAAAGTTAACAGCACCAGAAGTTGTTTTAAGCTTTTCATAAACATCTACTACGTTGCAGTTATTAGTTTGTGCTTTTATAGTTGTATTAATAAGATTAATAATAGAATCAAATGCAGAATACATAGGATCCTGGGAATTAAATGGGTTGTACAAAGTCAAAACATATATTTCCGATTGTGGAGCAAGGGCTTTAATTGTTTGAATGATACTAGGAAAATCACTTTTAAATTGAAGTATTCCTGAATTTAAATTTTGAAATAAAGTTCCAGAGCTTACTATTCCAGCTAATATAGCATCCTTATTGGGATTTGATGCAACAGCCAGAGCTAATTCAGTCTGATAATTAGGATTGTTATTCCTATTTACTCCAAATGCCTGGCAAACAGCTTCAATTACAGGAGAAAGAAGATTATTTCCGCCAATACTTATTGTTATAATTTTTGCATCCTTGACTGCCTCTTTATATTCATCAGTTTGAAGCTTTGTCAACAAATCACTGCTTTTGTCTCCCGATACAGATAGATTCTGTAAATTTACTTCTCCATATCTGCCAAGCGTTTCTAAATGCTTATGAAAAAGATCCACATATCCTTTACCTGGATCAGCACTCATTCCATACGAAATAGAATCTCCTAGCGCCAGGTAATTTATACTGGATGAAGTTTGTGAGATATTTACACTACCAATTTCATCTGCTTTAACTGAAGATATGCTTATAGTACTCATGAAAACAAATATAAATGCAAAAAATATTGTGAAAAGATTATTGCCTGCAATTTTCTTCATTAATAAATCACATCCTTATAAATAGCTTATAGGTTATGCTGACAATAATATTATAAAAACTTAACTTTAAAATATGGAATTCATTTTCGAGCCTACAAACTCCATTCGAGCCTAATAGCGATTTTATAACTCATTATTCTGTTATAAGCAATTTCCTATATTTACTCGTTTAATTATAACCACTACAGCACAATAATTCCATATGTTTTATAAAAATCGTACAAAAAACTTCATCTGATTTAATTTAATGAATATATATTAGACATGTGTTTTTTATGAATTTCTTCATTACCTAGCTTAATTCATTATTTAGCTGCCATAAATAATTTTCATGGTCTTCATCATATATTATAAAACCACATTTTTGCAAAACTTTTTGAGAAGCGGTATTGTTTTTATCTGTTCCGGCAATAACTTTTAAAACTTTCTTATCACTTAATGCCCATTGACACATACTTTTTACAGCTTCTGTCATATATCCATTACATCTATATTTTTCATTAATTCCATATCCTATTTCCACTGTTCCATCATCTCCACAATACCCCATAAAACAAGCACTTCCAATAGATAAATTATGTTTCTTTAATATAACTTGCCAATTTGTATACCATAAATATTTTTCTTTATGTTTTTTACATTCTTTAAAAAGTTCCTCCATCGCTTTTTCAGTGTGGCTATCCATCTTTTCATTTGAACTATCCAGTCCCAACAATCTTTCCAATTTATCCATTCCATCAAATAATATCTCGAATTGCTCTAAATTCAAAGGTATTATCGTCAACCTTCTAGTATTTAATTTCATTTTAATTCTCCCCCAGATTTTTCTATTACATTCTTTGGTATATAAATATATTTTCCATCAATATAATTTTGAATTGTAAATATGAGTTTTAATGACAATACATCTGCTGCTCTTTTATAACTCGCATCTATGCTCTTCTTAATATAATTCCCAATATTACTCAAAACCTATTTTACACTATTTCACAATACTTTCTGCTACTCACATACAATCAATGTTGACACAAAAATTGCACCTCCTTCACCTTCAAATTTTTACCATTAGATAAGTTTATGATTTAGAATTACCAGTGAAATAAGCATCAGTGACTTTGTTAGAGATTTTTATAGTTATGAGGTCCAAAGAAAATCATTTCCATCTAAATATAAATCTTGTTAAGGTTCAACTCTAAGTAAAAAAGGAAAAGAGCTTAACAGGAAAGAATTTAAATACAATCCTTGTTAAGGTTCAACTAATGTAAAATACCCATTTCTTATTTTTATTATATCTTTTAAAATAGCATAAACAAAGACTTTTATCAAAATTTTTCCAACCGTTTTTTATTTTTTAATATCATATAGAAAAAATGCTATAATCCATTGGATTTCAACATGTTACATCACTTTTAGTTAGAATTAAGGTTGGAAAATCAAATGACTTTTTCATATAATTTATTCTTTATATACAGTAAGAACAAATTCTTCTCCTGATTCCTGTAAAAGGGGTTCCCTTGCCCCTAAATCTTTCATTGTTTTCAGAATCATAGGAACGCCTCTTCCTAATTGATCTATATATCTCATATTTTCCATATATTTTACTAGGAAAGGATTCCGTGCATAAGACACTCCTATTTTCATCTTTTCAATAGTAACAGTATTAGGTAACTTCCCTGGACTATGAAATTCAATACGATTATCAAACATAAAAATTCTTATTTTAGAACCTAAAATACTGTAATTTCTATGAACAAGAGCATTTATAATAGCTTCTCGAAGTACTAAAATAGGGTATTCTTCCTCTTCCTTTCTTTTTAACTCCTTAATAATTGAAGGATTTTTCATATTGTTTTTTAGTACTACCAATGTCTGTTCCGCTATGTCCTGTAATCTTCCACAGATTATCTTTTTATCTATAAGTTCATCTGTTATTTCATCTCCACGAAAATGAGCAAAACTGATTCCATTTTGAGACATGACATTCTCTACACTTTTGCCAAATATCAATAATCCCCCTACCGAGCACATTGCTTTTCCATCTATTTCTTTTAATATATCTGCATTAATTAATATTCTCTCCACATTGCTTTTTTCTTCTTCATACAAATCAAAGGTATTGTATTTTAAAAAATACTCCCTTATTATATCTAAATTTAAATCTCTTATGGAAGTATTATGAATTGGCGATATATCAAAATGAATACTTCCATTGGCCTGAAATGGTCTCATTAATTCCTCATGTGAGTTTTCTCCATTCTTAATTATATTTAATAATTCCAATTTATCCATAGCAAAACCCATCCTTACCCCAACATATATTTGATTATAAATTAATTATATCATATTTATTTTGCATTTATTTACAATATCACAAATGATTTTTCAACTTAAGTAAATATTATATTAGGGCTCAACTATTATATATAATCAGTCCAAAACTAAGACATAGAAATTAAATACAATCCTTGTTACTGTATGCATTATTAACTACTAGTTAGTATGCTCTAAATTCTTCAAACTTTTAGCCAGACTCATTTGTGAGAAAGAATATATAGTTATTGCCGCCCATATAAAACAAAAGGCTATCATATCAACAGCTGTAAACCCTTCATTATACACAAATATTCCAATAACCAAGCTTATGGTTGGCGAAATATACTGTGTAAAACCGATCAATGATAAAGGAAGCCTTTTTGCGCCACTTGCAAAAAGCAACAAAGGAATAGCTGTAACCACGCCACCTCCTATGAGCAAAAGGATTACCAATGTGCCTTGTGTCTCAAAAGCACCAACTCCACTAACATGTCTTAATGCTATATATATTGCCGCGGCCGGAGTAATTATAGCTGTTTCAAGAGTTAGTCCAATTATAGAGCTTGCTTTAACCGATTTTTTAATTGCCCCATATAATGCAAAAGAAATAGCCAGTCCTAAAGAGATCCATGGAATTTTACCATACTGAATGGTTTTTATTATTACACCAATAAACGCAACAATAAGTGCAGCTCCTGTCCAATAACTTAGTTTTTCCTTGAAAATTACCACTCCAAGTGCCACTGCTAATAATGGATTAATGTAATATCCAAGACTTGCATCTACAATCTTATCTGAATTGACAGCCCAAATATACAATCCCCAGTTAATCGTAATTAAAATTGATGCAATGAAGATATAAAGCATTTGACCCTTATATTTAACTATACGTTTTAATTCATCCCATTTTTTAGTTACTGTAATAATTAGAATCATAAATACTAATGCCCACACAATTCTGTTAGCTAAAATTTCCATTGAAAATACGCTATCTATCATCTTCCAGTATACTGGTAGAATGCCCCATAATGTATATGCCGCAGCCGCATATATCACACCAATAGTTTTTTGATTATTCATTTAATTTTCTCCACTTCTATCTTTATTTTCCCTATCAACATTTCCTATCTCTTATATTATTTAAATACAATCCTTGTTAAGGTTCAACTATGTAAAATACCCATTTTTTATTTCTATTATATGCCTTAAATCCCTATAAATAAAGATTTTTCTTAAAACTTTTATCACAATAGAGAAAAGCACCTGTAAAATCAGGTACTCTTCTCATATCACTAAAATTTATATTTTAACTACAGGAAAATATACTTCTGTAACAAAATCCTGTGGATTGCATCCCTCTTCAGGCCCTTTTATATATTTTTCAAAAGGTGGTCTTGATATTTTATATTTATTATGCTTTACCCATTCCATCATGGCTCCATAAGCCTGAGAGATCTCACTATAAGGTCCTATAAAAGTAGTATATGCATGCGGCCCTCCCTCCAGTATCCTTGTACTTATTTCATTAGAACTAAATTCTTTATCTACAGGAATACATACTTCTACATCTGCATTATCATGATTAAAGTCTTCCTCTTCATTTTGTAGATAATAAATAGACATTATATTACCTATAGGTTTTAATCCATTTTTATACACATTTTCATATACCTTACCTATTAAGCTTCCTATATAATCCATAGAAATATTATCTCTTATACTCAGTACTATAAGTGGTTCCTGTTCTTTTAAAATAATATTGAATTCTCTATTTTCATTCATAATATCTTCTCCTTTTACTAATTTTTCAAATTCATATTTCATCTGATTCAATAAAAATTGATTATAATTAAGCTCTTGTGTTAAACTTTTGATTTTTATTTCCATAAGTCTTTTTAATTCCTGTAAATTATTTTCAAGTAAAATCTCTCTTATTTCCTCAAGTAAAAAGCCATAAGATTTTAATTTGTTTATAATTATGACATCTTTTATTTGCTTTAAATCATAATATCGATATCCATTCTCCTCATTTACATACTCCGGTTTTAGTAAATCGATTTTATCATAGTGTCTTAAAACTTTTGATGATAACTTCGCAATTTTGGAAAATTGTCCTATTGTGTACAACTCTCTACCTCCCTGAATATATTCAAGATTTAAATTAGGTTATTTATAAGTACTTTCAATAACTGCTTTAATTATAAACTTTCCCATAATGTCAAGGTCAATATATTTTGACAAAAACACAAAGTAAATTTTCAATTAAGTAAATTTCATTGAGTAATATTTTGATTATTTACACACAATAAGTAATAAACACTAAAAAGGGTGATTAAATCATGGAATTAGATAATAAAATTAATTCTATATTAGAATCATGTGGAAACAGTCAACAAGTTATTATTAGAAGATTTTCTATTGGAAAGGACACTCCCCTAGATGCTGCCTTAATATATAAAGATGGTTTAGTAAATCAAGATATTATAAACAGAGATATATTAAATCCCCTAATGCATAAAGTCAATGAAGATTTAAGTAAAGCACAGTCAATTAACCAAGAAATTTGTAACAAATATATCTCTATGTCCAAAATTGTTATTCAAACTGATATAAATATGGTTATAAAAGATATAAGAAGAGGTAAAACAGCTGTTCTTGTACATAAAGAAGATACTTTCATTGTTGCTGATACACAAGGAACAAAACATAGAAATATATCTGAACCTATAGATGAAATCGGAATAAGAGGTTCAAAAGAAGGTTTTATAGAGGATATCGAAATAAATTTAAGTTTAATAAAAAAGGGTTTAAAAGATAAAAATTTAATTATAGAACCTTTCGTTATAGGAAGACGCTCCCAAAAAGATGTGGCTCTAATATATATAAAGGATATTGCAGATAAAGACTTAATTGAAGATATAAGAAATAAGCTATCATCAATAGATGTAGATACTTTTACTTCTGCTGGAATGCTGGAACAGTATATTGAGAATCATCCATATTCTGTTTTTCCTCAAGCTCGTGCGTCTCAAAGGCCAGATGTTGTGCAACAAAATCTTTCAGAAGGTAGAATTGCTATTTTAATTGATGGAACTCCTTTTGCATTA
This genomic interval from Clostridium kluyveri contains the following:
- a CDS encoding DUF4004 family protein, which encodes MKYIYLYWIIKKSTFTGQETFFSKNKILDRVEKIKNFKEDVSLDELANIFSPNLSNVFLEENYILKHHIVSQVTINLYKSSHKESRGFYFNELLFMNITDKFLKSGKASLEEGKLIVDTLEKNYKNFDGRYCDVVLIRKFGIAICFLMLIPNEIYVEAEAKLVLKVNSGECLEELKTKVTL
- a CDS encoding SGNH/GDSL hydrolase family protein, whose protein sequence is MKKIAGNNLFTIFFAFIFVFMSTISISSVKADEIGSVNISQTSSSINYLALGDSISYGMSADPGKGYVDLFHKHLETLGRYGEVNLQNLSVSGDKSSDLLTKLQTDEYKEAVKDAKIITISIGGNNLLSPVIEAVCQAFGVNRNNNPNYQTELALAVASNPNKDAILAGIVSSGTLFQNLNSGILQFKSDFPSIIQTIKALAPQSEIYVLTLYNPFNSQDPMYSAFDSIINLINTTIKAQTNNCNVVDVYEKLKTTSGAVNFSLSNMMIDPHPTTIGHAAIYDLLVDAKVKKDGVVDVNKKWTITFTGEVGFDDSTKDAIIVTDSKGNKVNTTLELGEDNKSIIVYPPTTGYIEGESYTLTVGKQCHDKNRKQMKQDRTLNFSIKAHTAD
- a CDS encoding GNAT family N-acetyltransferase, which gives rise to MKLNTRRLTIIPLNLEQFEILFDGMDKLERLLGLDSSNEKMDSHTEKAMEELFKECKKHKEKYLWYTNWQVILKKHNLSIGSACFMGYCGDDGTVEIGYGINEKYRCNGYMTEAVKSMCQWALSDKKVLKVIAGTDKNNTASQKVLQKCGFIIYDEDHENYLWQLNNELS
- a CDS encoding ATP-binding protein, with product MDKLELLNIIKNGENSHEELMRPFQANGSIHFDISPIHNTSIRDLNLDIIREYFLKYNTFDLYEEEKSNVERILINADILKEIDGKAMCSVGGLLIFGKSVENVMSQNGISFAHFRGDEITDELIDKKIICGRLQDIAEQTLVVLKNNMKNPSIIKELKRKEEEEYPILVLREAIINALVHRNYSILGSKIRIFMFDNRIEFHSPGKLPNTVTIEKMKIGVSYARNPFLVKYMENMRYIDQLGRGVPMILKTMKDLGAREPLLQESGEEFVLTVYKE
- the rarD gene encoding EamA family transporter RarD → MNNQKTIGVIYAAAAYTLWGILPVYWKMIDSVFSMEILANRIVWALVFMILIITVTKKWDELKRIVKYKGQMLYIFIASILITINWGLYIWAVNSDKIVDASLGYYINPLLAVALGVVIFKEKLSYWTGAALIVAFIGVIIKTIQYGKIPWISLGLAISFALYGAIKKSVKASSIIGLTLETAIITPAAAIYIALRHVSGVGAFETQGTLVILLLIGGGVVTAIPLLLFASGAKRLPLSLIGFTQYISPTISLVIGIFVYNEGFTAVDMIAFCFIWAAITIYSFSQMSLAKSLKNLEHTN
- a CDS encoding MerR family transcriptional regulator translates to MYTIGQFSKIAKLSSKVLRHYDKIDLLKPEYVNEENGYRYYDLKQIKDVIIINKLKSYGFLLEEIREILLENNLQELKRLMEIKIKSLTQELNYNQFLLNQMKYEFEKLVKGEDIMNENREFNIILKEQEPLIVLSIRDNISMDYIGSLIGKVYENVYKNGLKPIGNIMSIYYLQNEEEDFNHDNADVEVCIPVDKEFSSNEISTRILEGGPHAYTTFIGPYSEISQAYGAMMEWVKHNKYKISRPPFEKYIKGPEEGCNPQDFVTEVYFPVVKI
- a CDS encoding spore germination protein, yielding MELDNKINSILESCGNSQQVIIRRFSIGKDTPLDAALIYKDGLVNQDIINRDILNPLMHKVNEDLSKAQSINQEICNKYISMSKIVIQTDINMVIKDIRRGKTAVLVHKEDTFIVADTQGTKHRNISEPIDEIGIRGSKEGFIEDIEINLSLIKKGLKDKNLIIEPFVIGRRSQKDVALIYIKDIADKDLIEDIRNKLSSIDVDTFTSAGMLEQYIENHPYSVFPQARASQRPDVVQQNLSEGRIAILIDGTPFALTIPALFMEFFQAVEDYSQRTLLSNFNRILRVFGTFIVILLPSVYLDLIRFNSELIPIKFVIPIVQSRRGIALPPLLEILSMYVVIELLREGGLRLPTKIGQTLSVVGGFIIGSAALEAKLVSPATLVVIGVATIGTFIIPNYDMSSSIRLIGFPFLLLTNFLGAVGLIAGWYFLFIHLLSLDSFGVPYMPLDKYGDFKDTFIRVPIWKMNNRPKSIPNNNPKRQTNFRNKLWRNKNE